From a region of the Helianthus annuus cultivar XRQ/B chromosome 5, HanXRQr2.0-SUNRISE, whole genome shotgun sequence genome:
- the LOC110943683 gene encoding PKS-NRPS hybrid synthetase CHGG_01239-like, whose translation MGYTGMKVDTEVTVDTVVKVDTGVKVVTVDMGATVDTVDTIDMGVTVVTVDTEATVDTVHTIDLGMKVDTVDTKNMVDMVMSPNWVQETGKEYGYVIVTRRSKNIGGTTGMVWLVCDRSGEHRSKATVRKAGSIKIGCPFSLLAIRDVTNDTWELKVDCANQNHEPTTSLLGHAFVRRFTKAEYKLVEQLTDQNMEPRIIFQTLRKQFPDSLHVQKDVQNAVQKIRATIMDGKNPIQALESLLHDRRFIYDTRQDPKTDVVTEIFFVHPYSITMWRAFPHVMLIDATYKTNLYNMPFVQVVVGMTSTGKSFCIAHAVICKERRGNYVWVLERIKSILHECMMSRVIVTDRELALINACSKVFPNAKRLLCHFHIQQNIARKCKSGFDKEDWGKFMSYWRTLCESSSEPMYKYNLEKMYNRLVVANRESVYDYVYENWLKDYKEMFVYAWTDKCRNFGQRTTNRVESQHANLKRYITRGSSLEGIARCIIDIVETQYDEIQKSFTESIEKTMNHHRHRMLDNLRGKVSHEALDLLEKELLRKTVTLETDVLRKLNASCGCHMWLSKGLPCACRLENYKRIGRIIQLDEIDVFWRKLDLLPCKLVDEEVDIVAELNNVRQHLEAQSPVQQKSMLSKIKAVFTPKSSTKKPPIVQQHTRGRPTSKKVQERLDEAARLDEAARYSSYGEDSNVITASPKHRYDLPRHSSYVPSEGSRGTGSFVKSEKPKMQPNSSTSSKKKETRDDKVFPLIKGDEHLLCIKRFKNQIPSEFRSYISRIQDLTPDGHCGYRSVAVGLGFTEHAWPNIRRDLLLEIDHNKPRWKHVFKTYNEGDFKRIRKSIEWHSVKGCDESHWMEMPQVGLLVAQRYNVVLHVLSIEWSSTIFPLTDAPLDPRPQAITLVHVHGGHFIHAKLEGDYPMPLVNPLWSAHRSIAAKRWEEMYRPRLEHYYELMHPKSDRDKDREPSLNVIED comes from the exons aattgggtacaagaaacGGGAAAGGAGTATGGTTACGTAATTGTTACCCGCCGATCAAAAAATATTGGCGGTACTACTGGGATGGTATGGCTTGTGTGCGACCGTAGTGGTGAACACCGTAGTAAAGCAACAGTTAGGAAAGCTGGTAGCATAAAAATCGGCTGCCCATTTTCATTACTCGCCATCCGGGACGTGACGAACGACACGTGGGAGTTAAAAGTGGACTGTGCGAACCAGAACCACGAACCTACGACGAGTCTGTTGGGCCACGCTTTTGTGCGAAGATTTACTAAAGCCGAATACAAGCTAGTGGAGCAGCTAACTGATCAAAACATGGAACCACGTATCATATTTCAAACCCTAAGAAAGCAGTTCCCCGACAGCCTGCACGTTCAGAAAGACGTGCAAAATGCGGTACAAAAAATTAGAGCGACAATAATGGACGGAAAGAATCCTATTCAGGCACTGGAAAGCCTGCTGCATGACCGCCGATTCATTTACGACACCCGACAAGATCCCAAAACAGATGTCGTAACAGAGATTTTCTTTGTTCATCCTTATTCAATCActatgtggcgtgcattcccgcaCGTGATGTTGATCGACGCGACCTACAAAACAAACCTCTACAACATGCCATTTGTCCAGGTGGTTGTGGGTATGACGTCGACTGGGAAGTCTTTTTGTATCGCACATGCCGTTATTTGTAAAGAACGAAGGGGTAACTACGTGTGGGTGCTTGAGCGGATCAAGTCAATATTGCATGAATGTATGATGTCGCGTGTGATAGTCACGGATAGGGAGCTTGCCCTAATAAACGCGTGTTCTAAAGTATTCCCGAACGCAAAAAGGCTTCTATGCCACTTTCACATCCAACAAAATATAGCTAGAAAGTGCAAGTCAGGGTTCGATAAAGAAGATTGGGGGAAATTTATGTCGTACTGGCGGACATTGTGCGAATCTTCATCAGAGCCCATGTACAAGTACAACTTGGAGAAAATGTATAACCGACTCGTGGTTGCCAACCGAGAAA gTGTCTATGATTACGTCTACGAAAACTGGCTCAAAGACTATAAAGAAATGTTCGTTTATGCGTGGACCGATAAGTGTCGCAACTTTGGTCAGCGCACCAccaacagagttgagagccagcACGCAAATTTAAAAAGATACATTACGCGCGGGAGTTCATTGGAGGGAATAGCAAGATGCATCATTGATATAGTTGAAACTCAGTACGATGAAATACAAAAAAGTTTCACTGAGAGCATCGAAAAAACGATGAACCACCACAGACACCGAATGTTGGACAACCTACGTGGAAAGGTTTCCCATGAAGCACTTGATTTGCTGGAAAAAGAGCTACTGAGGAAGactgtgacactcgag acgGATGTGTTGCGGAAACTTAACGCATCATGTGGTTGCCATATGTGGCTTAGCAAAGGATTGCCGTGTGCTTGTAGGCTGGAAAACTACAAACGTAtag GGCGTATAATACAACTCGACGAGATAGATGTATTCTGGCGTAAGCTTGACTTGCTCCCGTGTAAACTGGTAGACGAGGAGGTCGATATTGTAGCAGAGCTCAATAATGTGCGGCAACATTTAGAGGCGCAGTCCCCTGTTCAGCAAAAGAGTATGCTTTCAAAGATAAAAGCGGTCTTCACCCCGAAATCGTCAACCAAGAAACCACCGATCGTCCAGCAACATACTCGCGGTCGGCCTACATCAAAGAAAGTACAAGAAAGGCTAGATGAAGCTGCGAGGTTAGACGAAGCTGCGAGATACAGCTCCTATGGCGAGGACAGCAACGTAATTACCGCTTCCCCCAAACATAGGTACGATTTACCCCGACACAGCTCATACGTACCGTCAGAGGGCTCTCGTGGAACTGGTTCGTTTGTGaagtctgaaaaacctaaaatgcAACCAAACAGTtcaacaagttctaaaaagaagGAGACGCGGGATGATAAGGTTTTTCCATTAATAAAGGGGGACGAGCACTTGTTATGCATTAAGAGGTTTAAGAATCAAATTCCATCAGAGTTTCGCTCTTACATATCGCGTATACAAGACTTGACCCCAGACGGTCATTGTGGGTACAGGTCTGTGGCTGTCGGGTTAGGTTTTACGGAACACGCATGGCCCAATATTCGAAGAGATTTACTACTGGAGATTGACCATAACAAACCGCGTTGGAAGCATGTATTCAAAACATATAACGAAGGAGACTTTAAACGAATACGTAAGAGCATCGAATGGCATTCAGTGAAAGGGTGCGATGAAAGTCACTGGATGGAAATGCCCCAGGTAGGGCTTCTCGTAGCGCAAAGGTATAATGTTGTCCTCCACGTGCTAAGCATTGAATGGAGCTCTACCATCTTCCCATTAACGGATGCCCCACTAGATCCACGACCTCAAGCGATAACGCTTGTACATGTTCACGGGGGACACTTCATACATGCTAAGTTGGAAGGAGACTACCCCATGCCTTTAGTGAACCCGTTGTGGTCGGCACATCGATCAATAGCTGCGAAACGGTGGGAAGAAATGTATAGACCGCGGTTAGAGCACTACTACGAGTTAATGCATCCTAAATCAGACCGAGACAAAGACAGAGAACCGAGTTTAAATGTTATCGAAGATTAA